The DNA segment CCGGACGGTGCGGCTGAGCCGGTCAGCGCCCGCGACGACCTCGGGCAGTCCACCGCGCAGCCCCGGCAGCTCAAGCGCCCGCTGCACTGTGATTCCGCCCTGGTTCTCCATGAGGCCGGACGCTACCCGAAGCCGCCCGGCCGCAAGGTCACCCTCCGTAGGCCCCGGAGGCCGTGAGCCGCAGTGCGGTGTCGATCAGCGGCACGTGGCTGAAGGCCTGCGGGAAGTTGCCCACCTGGCGCTGGAGCCTGGGATCCCACTCCTCGGCGAGCAGCCCGAGGTCGTTGCGGAGCCCGAGCAGCTTCTCGAAGAGCTTGCGCGCCTCATCCACCCGCCCGATCATCGCCAGGTCGTCGGCGAGCCAGAACGAGCAGGCGAGGAAGGCTCCCTCGTCGCCCTCCAGGCCGTCGACGCCCGCGGCGCCGCCCGTCGTCGGATAGCGCAGGACGAAGCCGTCCGGTGTGGACAGCTCGCGCTGGATCGCCTCCACGGTGCCGATGACCCGCTTGTCGTCCGGCGGCAGGAACCCCATCTGCGGGATGAGCAGCAGGGACGCGTCCAGCTCCTTCGAGCCGTACGACTGCGTGAACGTGTTGCGTTCCTTGTCGTAACCCCGCTCGCAGACATCGCGGTGGATGTCGTCGCGCAGTTCACGCCAGCGCTCGATGGGCCCGTCCGCGTCCCCGGACTCGATCAGCTTGATGGTCCGGTCGACGGCGACCCAGGCCATCACCTTGGAGTGCACGAAGTGGCGGCGCGGCCCGCGCACCTCCCAGATGCCCTCGTCCGGCTGGTCCCAGTGGTCCTCCAGGTACCGGATCAGCTTGAGCTGGAGCAGGGACGCGTAGTCGCTGCGGGCGAGCCCCGTCATGTGGGCGAGGTGCAGGGCCTCGGTGACTTCGCCGTACACATCCAGCTGGAGCTGCCCGGCCGCGCCGTTGCCCACCCGGACGGGGCCCGAGTTCTCGTACCCCGGCAGCCAGTCCAGCTCCGCTTCGCCGAGCTCGCGCTCACCGGCGATCCCGTACATGATCTGCAGGTTCTCCGGGTCGCCCGCGACGGCGCGCAGCAGCCACTCGCGCCAGGCGCGGGCCTCCTCGCGGTAGCCGGTGCGCAGCAGCGACGAGAGTGTGATCGCCGCGTCGCGGAGCCAGGTGTAGCGGTAGTCCCAGTTGCGGGAGCCGCCGATGTCCTCGGGCAGTGAGGTCGTCGGCGCGGCGACGATGCCGCCGGTCGGCGCGTAGGTGAGCGCCTTGAGGGTGATCAGCGAGCGGACCACGGCCTCGCGGTAGGGGCCGTGGTACGTGCACTGGTCGACCCAGTCGCGCCAGAAGTCCTCGGTCGCCACCAGCGAGTTCTCGGGCTCCGGGAGCGCGGGCGGGGCCTTGTGGGAGGGCTCCCAGCTGATGGTGAAGGCGATCCGGTCGCCCGGTCCGACGGTGAAGTCGGAGTACGTCGTGAGGTCCTCGCCGTAGGTGTCCGCCGAGGTGTCCAGCCAGACCGAGTCGGGTCCGGCGACCGCGACCGTACGCCCGTCCACCTTGTGGACCCAGGGCGTCACCCGTCCGTAGCTGAACCGCATCCGGAGCGTGGAGCGCATCGGGACGCGCCCGCTCACTCCTTCCACGATGCGGATCAGCTGGGGGGCGCCGTCTCGCGGCGGCATGAAATCCGTCACACGGACGGTGCCGCGCGGCGTGTCCCACTCCGATTCGAGGATCAGTGAATCCCCGCGGTAGCGGCGCCGGTCGGCGACCGGCGGGCATGCCGAAGGGGCATGCGCGGGTCCCAGCCGCCAGAAACCGTTTTCCTCGGTTCCCAGAAGTCCGGCAAAGACGGCGTGCGAGTCGAAGCGGGGAAGGCACAGCCAGTCGGCTGTCCCGTCCCGGCAGACCAGGGCAGCGGTCTGCATGTCTCCGATGAGTGCGTAATCCTCGATGCGCCCGGCCACGTGCAATCTCCAGTCGAACGGCCACGTCGCCCCGCGGGGCGCTTGTGTTGCAGTCAAGGGCTCTTTGAAACAAGCGCTGACGAACGCCGGCGGCGCTTGTTCCGGAGAACGGGCGGGGGTGGTGCCGTTTTCCGGCCGTCTCGGCAGCGAGTGTCCGAGCAGGATACGACGCACCCAGGTGATCCGCATGACCTGCCGGGCAACGCGGCTGGTCCGAACGGGTGAGTGTTGGGTGACCGGGTTGCGACCTTCCGGTGAAGGCTGACCTGTGTGTGGCGGAGACAGTGCTGTGCGTGGCCGGAAGCAGCCTCGCGCC comes from the Streptomyces sp. NBC_01471 genome and includes:
- a CDS encoding glycoside hydrolase family 15 protein, whose translation is MAGRIEDYALIGDMQTAALVCRDGTADWLCLPRFDSHAVFAGLLGTEENGFWRLGPAHAPSACPPVADRRRYRGDSLILESEWDTPRGTVRVTDFMPPRDGAPQLIRIVEGVSGRVPMRSTLRMRFSYGRVTPWVHKVDGRTVAVAGPDSVWLDTSADTYGEDLTTYSDFTVGPGDRIAFTISWEPSHKAPPALPEPENSLVATEDFWRDWVDQCTYHGPYREAVVRSLITLKALTYAPTGGIVAAPTTSLPEDIGGSRNWDYRYTWLRDAAITLSSLLRTGYREEARAWREWLLRAVAGDPENLQIMYGIAGERELGEAELDWLPGYENSGPVRVGNGAAGQLQLDVYGEVTEALHLAHMTGLARSDYASLLQLKLIRYLEDHWDQPDEGIWEVRGPRRHFVHSKVMAWVAVDRTIKLIESGDADGPIERWRELRDDIHRDVCERGYDKERNTFTQSYGSKELDASLLLIPQMGFLPPDDKRVIGTVEAIQRELSTPDGFVLRYPTTGGAAGVDGLEGDEGAFLACSFWLADDLAMIGRVDEARKLFEKLLGLRNDLGLLAEEWDPRLQRQVGNFPQAFSHVPLIDTALRLTASGAYGG